A single Patagioenas fasciata isolate bPatFas1 chromosome 16, bPatFas1.hap1, whole genome shotgun sequence DNA region contains:
- the TOMM34 gene encoding mitochondrial import receptor subunit TOM34, translated as MAASPGALRRAGNEEFRRGQYGPAAALYTRALELLEAAGEAAAEERSVLLANRAACHLKDGACGLCVTDCSSALQLVPFGIKPLLRRAAAYEALERYQLAYVDYKTALQVDCSIPAAHDGVNRMTKALLEKDGVNWRQKLPPIPTVPVSAQTRWSVPSAGALGANTPPAAAQRAGPDQAAAGTERAQTLKAEGNELVKKGNHKKAVEKYTESLKLSQECATYTNRALCYLSLKQYKEAVQDCTEALRLDPKNVKALYRRAQALKELKDYKSSIADIKSLLKTEPKNTAALRLLQELNRA; from the exons ATGGCGGCGTCTCCCGGTGCGCTGCGGCGGGCCGGTAACGAGGAGTTCCGCCGCGGGCAGTACGGGCCGGCCGCCGCGCTCTACACCCGCGCCCTGGAGCTACTGGAGGCCGCAG GGGAAGCCGCCGCCGAGGAGCGGAGCGTGCTGCTCGCCAACCGCGCCGCCTGCCACCTCAAGGACGGTGCCTGCGGCCTCTGCGTGACCGACTGCAGCAG CGCCCTGCAGCTGGTCCCGTTCGGGATCAAGCCCCTTCTCAGGCGGGCCGCGGCCTACGAGGCCCTGGAGAGGTACCAGCTGGCCTACGTGGACTACAAGACCGCACTGCAGGTGGACTGCTCCATCCCGGCCGCGCACGATGGCGTCAACAG GATGACTAAAGCTCTGCTGGAGAAGGATGGTGTGAACTGGCGCCAGAAGCTCCCGCCAATCCCCACGGTCCCTGTTTCTGCCCAGACAAGGTGGAGTGTTCCTTCTGCCGGGGCCCTCGGGGCAAACActcctcctgcagctgcacaGCGGGCAGGACCAG ACCAGGCTGCTGCTGGCACCGAGAGGGCTCAGACTCTGAAGGCAGAAGGAAATGAACTTGTAAAGAAAGGAAACCATAAAAAAGCAGTTGAGAAGTACACTGAGAGTTTAAAGCTCAGCCAGGAATGTGCAACTTACACCAACAG AGCTCTCTGTTACCTGAGTCTGAAGCAATACAAGGAAGCCGTACAGGACTGCACAGAAGCTCTGAGGTTAGATCCTAAAAACGTTAAGGCACTCTACAGGCGTGCTCAAGCACTTAAAGAACTGAAG GATTACAAATCAAGTATTGCTGATATCAAGAGCTTGTTGAAAACCGAACCAAAGAACACAGCTGCACTGAGATTACTGCAAGAACTGAACAGAGCCTAG